A single genomic interval of Rhea pennata isolate bPtePen1 chromosome 5, bPtePen1.pri, whole genome shotgun sequence harbors:
- the FGF19 gene encoding fibroblast growth factor 19, producing the protein MGERLGKSPASLALLALALAVGARSLPLSDAGPHVNYGWGEPIRLRHLYTASKHGLFSYFLRIGSDGRVDGASSQSPQSLLEIRAVAVRTVAIKGVRSSRYLCMDAAGRLRGQLRYSTEDCSFEEEIRPDGYNVYKSKKHGISVSLSNAKQRQQFKGKDFLPLSHFLPMINTVPVESTDFGEYGDYTTFESDMYSSPLETDSMDPFGITSKLSPVKSPSFQK; encoded by the exons ATGGGGGAGCGCCTGGGCAAGTCCCCCGCCTCCCTGGCGCTGCTCGCCCTCGCCTTGGCCGTGGGGGCCAGGTCGCTGCCTTTATCGGACGCCGGACCCCACGTGAACTACGGCTGGGGGGAGCCCATACGGCTGCGGCACCTCTACACCGCCAGCAAGCACGGGCTCTTCAGCTACTTCCTCAGGATCGGCAGCGACGGCCGGGTGGACGGCGCCAGCAGCCAGAGCCCGCAGA GTCTGCTGGAGATCCGCGCCGTGGCGGTGCGCACCGTGGCCATCAAGGGCGTGCGGAGCTCCCGCTACCTCTGCATGGACGCggcggggcggctgcgcgggcag CTCAGGTATTCTACTGAAGATTGTTCCTTTGAAGAGGAGATACGCCCAGACGGCTACAACGTATATAAATCAAAGAAACATGGAATCTCTGTGTCTTTGAGCAATGCGAAGCAAAGACAACAGTTCaagggaaaagattttcttccattATCTCACTTTTTACCTATGATTAACACTGTGCCTGTGGAGTCAACAGACTTTGGTGAATACGGTGATTACACAACTTTCGAATCAGATATGTACTCCTCACCTCTTGAAACCGACAGCATGGATCCCTTTGGAATCACCTCCAAACTGTCTCCAGTGAAGAGCCCaagctttcagaaatga